From Streptomyces sp. Edi4, one genomic window encodes:
- a CDS encoding HoxN/HupN/NixA family nickel/cobalt transporter: MTLSTPTSAEAGAVSPAFHWRREDTVRTGLLLAVIAALHVAAFGILFLLVAPAHYAVGTKTYGIGLGITAYTLGMRHAFDADHIAAIDNTTRKLMADGKRPVSVGFWFALGHSSVVVIMAALVAGGAQLAGTLMNEDSSAHKVLGLVGTTASGSFLYLIAALNLVALFGILKVFRAMRSGAYDEKELEAHLDSRGFMNRVLGRFTKSISRPGQMFPLGFLFGLGFDTATEVTLMVMAGTGAAAGLPWYAILCLPLLFAAGMSLFDTLDGTFMNFAYQWAFSNPVRKVYYNLTITGLSIAVAFFIGTIELVGVVHEKFDLTDPVSGWIAALDLDNVGFVIVGLFVVVWAAALAYWRLGKVEQKWAGSRV; encoded by the coding sequence ATGACCCTGTCCACCCCCACGTCCGCCGAGGCGGGCGCCGTCTCACCGGCCTTCCACTGGCGCCGCGAGGACACCGTCCGCACCGGCCTGTTGCTCGCGGTGATAGCCGCCCTGCACGTGGCCGCGTTCGGCATCCTCTTCCTCCTGGTGGCCCCCGCGCACTACGCGGTCGGCACCAAGACGTACGGCATCGGCCTCGGCATCACCGCGTACACGCTCGGCATGCGGCACGCCTTCGACGCCGACCACATCGCCGCCATCGACAACACCACCCGCAAGCTGATGGCCGACGGCAAACGGCCGGTGTCCGTTGGCTTCTGGTTCGCGCTCGGCCACTCCAGCGTCGTCGTCATCATGGCGGCCCTGGTGGCCGGCGGCGCACAGCTCGCGGGCACCCTGATGAACGAGGACTCCAGCGCGCACAAGGTGCTCGGCCTCGTCGGAACCACCGCGTCCGGATCCTTCCTCTACCTCATCGCCGCGCTCAACCTGGTGGCCCTGTTCGGCATCCTGAAGGTGTTCCGCGCGATGCGGTCGGGCGCGTACGACGAGAAGGAGCTCGAAGCGCACCTGGACTCGCGGGGGTTCATGAACCGCGTCCTGGGCCGCTTCACCAAGTCCATCTCGCGGCCGGGCCAGATGTTCCCGCTCGGCTTCCTCTTCGGCCTCGGCTTCGACACCGCGACCGAGGTCACCCTGATGGTCATGGCCGGCACGGGCGCCGCCGCCGGACTGCCCTGGTACGCCATCCTGTGCCTGCCGCTGCTGTTCGCCGCGGGGATGAGCCTCTTCGACACGCTGGACGGCACGTTCATGAACTTCGCCTACCAGTGGGCGTTCTCCAACCCCGTGCGCAAGGTCTACTACAACCTCACCATCACCGGCCTCTCGATCGCCGTCGCGTTCTTCATCGGCACCATCGAACTGGTCGGCGTCGTCCACGAGAAGTTCGACCTCACCGACCCGGTCAGCGGCTGGATAGCGGCCCTGGACCTGGACAACGTGGGCTTCGTCATCGTCGGCCTGTTCGTGGTGGTCTGGGCGGCGGCGCTGGCGTACTGGCGGCTGGGGAAGGTGGAGCAGAAGTGGGCGGGGTCCAGGGTTTGA
- a CDS encoding ArsC/Spx/MgsR family protein encodes MEIWINPACSKCLGAVSLLDAEGADYTVRRYLEDVPSPDEIRAVLDRLGLEPWDITRTQEPDAKELGLKDWPRDADARERWVTALAEHPRLIQRPIITADDGTAVVGRTDDAVRDALTRK; translated from the coding sequence ATGGAGATCTGGATCAACCCGGCCTGTTCCAAGTGCCTCGGCGCGGTGAGTCTGCTCGACGCGGAGGGCGCCGACTACACGGTGCGCCGCTACCTCGAAGACGTGCCGTCCCCGGACGAGATCCGGGCCGTCCTCGACCGGCTCGGCCTCGAACCGTGGGACATCACACGCACCCAGGAACCCGACGCCAAGGAACTGGGCCTCAAGGACTGGCCGCGTGACGCGGACGCCCGCGAGCGCTGGGTGACGGCGCTCGCCGAGCACCCCCGGCTCATCCAGCGCCCGATCATCACGGCGGACGACGGCACGGCCGTGGTGGGCCGCACCGACGACGCCGTACGCGACGCCCTGACGCGGAAGTAG
- the glnII gene encoding glutamine synthetase — protein MTFKAEYIWIDGTEPTAKLRSKTKIMAGSPAGVEELPLWGFDGSSTNQAEGHASDRVLKPVFSCQDPIRGGENILVLCEVFDIDGTPHASNTRALLRPVAERFAAQEAIFGIEQEYTFFDGARPLGFPVNGFPAAQGGYYCGVGADEIFGREIVEKHLDHCLAAGLSISGINAEVMPGQWEFQVGPVGPLEVSDQLWIARWLLYRTAEDFDVSATLDPKPVKGDWNGAGAHTNFSTRAMREGDRSWDAIITACEALGEGSKPMDHVKNYGAGIDDRLTGLHETAPWDQYKYGVSDRGASVRIPWQVEVDKKGYIEDRRPNANVDPYVVTRLIVDTCCAGLEKAGQA, from the coding sequence GTGACGTTCAAGGCCGAGTACATCTGGATCGACGGCACCGAGCCCACCGCCAAGCTCCGCTCCAAGACGAAGATCATGGCCGGTTCGCCGGCCGGCGTCGAGGAGCTGCCGCTGTGGGGCTTCGACGGGTCGAGCACCAACCAGGCCGAGGGCCACGCGTCCGACCGCGTGCTCAAGCCCGTCTTCTCCTGCCAGGACCCGATCCGCGGCGGCGAGAACATACTGGTCCTGTGCGAGGTCTTCGACATCGACGGGACGCCGCACGCCTCCAACACCCGCGCGCTGCTGCGTCCGGTGGCCGAGCGCTTCGCGGCGCAGGAGGCGATCTTCGGCATCGAGCAGGAGTACACGTTCTTCGACGGCGCCCGCCCCCTCGGCTTCCCCGTGAACGGCTTCCCGGCCGCGCAGGGCGGCTACTACTGCGGTGTCGGCGCCGATGAGATCTTCGGCCGCGAGATCGTCGAGAAGCACCTCGACCACTGCCTGGCCGCGGGTCTCAGCATCTCGGGCATCAACGCCGAGGTGATGCCGGGCCAGTGGGAGTTCCAGGTCGGCCCGGTCGGCCCCCTGGAGGTCTCCGACCAGCTGTGGATCGCCCGCTGGCTGCTGTACCGCACCGCCGAGGACTTCGACGTGTCGGCGACCCTCGACCCCAAGCCGGTCAAGGGCGACTGGAACGGCGCGGGCGCGCACACCAACTTCTCCACCAGGGCGATGCGCGAGGGCGACCGCAGCTGGGACGCGATCATCACCGCGTGCGAGGCGCTGGGCGAGGGCTCCAAGCCGATGGACCACGTGAAGAACTACGGCGCGGGCATCGACGACCGGCTGACCGGTCTGCACGAGACGGCCCCCTGGGACCAGTACAAGTACGGCGTCTCGGACCGCGGCGCCTCGGTGCGCATCCCGTGGCAGGTCGAGGTGGACAAGAAGGGCTACATCGAGGACCGGCGCCCCAACGCCAACGTCGACCCGTATGTGGTGACCCGGCTCATCGTCGACACCTGCTGCGCCGGCCTGGAGAAGGCCGGCCAGGCCTGA
- a CDS encoding methyltransferase has product MNRMITPWGEHDLTRFPEDPRDPLRAWDAADEYLLRHLAETGGVDPAGSVVVIGDRWGALTTALAAHHPAQISDSFLAQEATRANVARAGFAPDSVRLLSTRDEVPGQVDVLLVRVPKSLGLLEDQLHRIAPSVHAGTVVLGTGMVKEIHTSTLNLFERILGPTKTSLAEKKARLIFTTPDPELARPRNPWPLTYSLELGIGPASGLAVTNHAGVFCADRLDIGTRFLLQHLPERTGPDRVVDLGCGNGIVGTAAALANPEAHVTFADESHPAMASAKATFRMCAGSAREADFHLGDGLAAFEPGTADLVLNNPPFHTHQTTTDRTSTRMFADARTALRDGGELWVVGNRHLGYHEKLRRMFGTCELVASDPKFVVLRAVKRAR; this is encoded by the coding sequence ATGAACCGCATGATCACGCCCTGGGGCGAGCACGACCTGACCCGATTCCCCGAAGACCCCCGCGACCCGCTGCGGGCCTGGGACGCCGCCGACGAGTATCTGCTGCGCCACCTCGCCGAGACCGGGGGCGTGGACCCGGCGGGGAGTGTCGTCGTCATCGGCGACCGCTGGGGCGCGCTCACGACGGCGCTCGCCGCGCACCACCCGGCCCAGATCAGCGACTCCTTCCTGGCGCAGGAGGCGACCCGCGCCAATGTGGCACGGGCCGGCTTCGCGCCGGATTCCGTACGGCTGCTTTCGACCCGGGACGAGGTGCCCGGGCAGGTCGACGTGCTGCTCGTACGCGTACCCAAGAGCCTGGGTCTCCTGGAGGACCAGCTGCACCGGATCGCGCCCTCGGTGCACGCCGGTACGGTCGTGCTCGGCACCGGCATGGTCAAGGAGATCCACACCTCGACGCTGAACCTGTTCGAGCGGATCCTGGGCCCGACGAAGACCTCGCTGGCCGAGAAGAAGGCCCGGCTGATCTTCACCACGCCGGATCCGGAGCTCGCCAGGCCCCGCAATCCCTGGCCCCTGACGTACTCCCTTGAGCTGGGCATCGGCCCCGCATCCGGGCTCGCGGTGACCAATCACGCCGGGGTGTTCTGCGCCGACCGCCTCGACATCGGCACCCGCTTCCTGCTCCAGCACCTGCCCGAGCGCACGGGTCCCGACCGGGTGGTGGACCTGGGCTGCGGCAACGGCATCGTGGGGACGGCGGCGGCGCTCGCCAACCCCGAGGCGCACGTCACCTTCGCCGACGAGTCGCATCCCGCCATGGCGTCGGCGAAGGCCACGTTCCGGATGTGCGCGGGGTCCGCGCGGGAGGCCGATTTCCACCTCGGTGACGGGCTCGCCGCGTTCGAGCCGGGCACGGCCGACCTGGTCCTGAACAACCCGCCCTTCCACACCCACCAGACCACGACGGACCGCACCTCGACGCGCATGTTCGCCGACGCCCGCACCGCGCTGCGTGACGGCGGTGAGCTGTGGGTGGTGGGCAACCGCCATCTGGGCTACCACGAGAAGCTGCGCCGCATGTTCGGCACCTGTGAACTGGTCGCCTCCGACCCGAAGTTCGTAGTGCTGCGGGCGGTGAAGCGGGCGCGCTGA
- a CDS encoding Gfo/Idh/MocA family oxidoreductase, whose protein sequence is MNTTGNTVRIGLLGTGPWAVATHAPALAAHRDVDFVGVWGRRPEAAAALAGEHGVAVYEDVDALFADCDAVAFALPPDVQAPLALRAARAGCHLLLDKPVATDVESARELAAAAEGAGVASVVFFTLRFARETAAWVSQQAARDGWFTGHAQWYAALFTPDAERGPYAASPWRGEKGALWDVGPHAVAVLEGALGEVTAVTAAAGPGDTAHLILRHTSGASSTAALSFTAPEAAAGVEVTLTGADGVVTMPGWGGALDAFAAALDALIESARTGTPHPCDVRYGARVTELLADAQAQLDGA, encoded by the coding sequence ATGAACACCACCGGTAACACCGTTCGCATCGGTCTCCTCGGTACGGGCCCCTGGGCCGTCGCCACGCACGCGCCGGCGCTCGCCGCGCATCGCGACGTCGACTTCGTGGGGGTGTGGGGGCGCAGGCCCGAGGCCGCGGCCGCACTCGCGGGGGAGCACGGCGTGGCGGTGTACGAGGACGTGGACGCGCTGTTCGCCGACTGCGACGCCGTCGCGTTCGCGCTGCCGCCGGACGTGCAGGCGCCCCTCGCGCTCCGGGCGGCGCGGGCCGGCTGCCATCTCCTCCTGGACAAGCCCGTGGCCACCGACGTCGAAAGCGCGCGTGAGCTGGCCGCGGCGGCCGAGGGCGCGGGAGTGGCCTCCGTGGTCTTCTTCACCCTGCGCTTCGCGCGCGAGACCGCAGCGTGGGTGTCCCAACAGGCGGCCCGCGACGGCTGGTTCACCGGGCACGCGCAGTGGTACGCGGCGCTGTTCACGCCGGACGCCGAGCGCGGCCCCTACGCCGCGTCGCCCTGGCGCGGTGAGAAGGGCGCGCTGTGGGACGTGGGACCGCACGCCGTCGCCGTGCTCGAAGGGGCGCTCGGCGAGGTGACGGCGGTGACGGCGGCGGCGGGACCGGGCGACACCGCGCACCTGATCCTGCGGCACACCTCGGGCGCCTCCAGCACGGCCGCCCTCAGCTTCACCGCGCCCGAGGCCGCCGCGGGCGTCGAGGTGACGCTGACCGGCGCCGATGGCGTGGTGACGATGCCCGGCTGGGGCGGCGCGCTCGACGCGTTCGCCGCCGCGCTCGACGCGCTCATCGAGTCGGCCCGCACCGGGACGCCGCACCCCTGCGACGTACGGTACGGAGCGCGCGTCACCGAGCTTCTGGCCGACGCGCAGGCCCAGCTCGACGGGGCCTGA
- a CDS encoding rhomboid-like protein, which yields MRVPILAPAYVGGVQLIANASRRLLPAADRQDLLRSCSTNVDNLSAGRFSTLATSALFVEEPMELPYALLLVAVLGYAEYARGAWWAVGVFLLGHVGATLLVYGGLRASRPSPAVRRAVDVGPSYGLYAVLGALTSALPRGPVRGGVRLALLALTARPVLRPGRTFTEAGHLTALGLGLGLAAAVDYRSVRNR from the coding sequence ATGCGTGTACCCATCCTCGCGCCGGCCTACGTCGGCGGCGTCCAGCTCATCGCGAACGCCTCCCGCCGCCTGCTGCCGGCGGCGGACCGCCAGGACCTGCTGCGCTCGTGCTCCACCAACGTCGACAACCTGTCCGCCGGGCGCTTCTCGACGCTCGCCACCAGTGCGCTGTTCGTCGAGGAGCCGATGGAGCTGCCGTACGCGCTGCTCCTGGTCGCCGTCCTCGGATACGCCGAGTACGCGCGGGGAGCCTGGTGGGCGGTGGGCGTCTTCCTGCTCGGCCACGTGGGCGCGACGCTCCTGGTGTACGGGGGGCTGCGCGCGAGCCGCCCCTCGCCCGCCGTCCGGCGCGCCGTGGACGTGGGCCCCAGCTACGGCCTCTACGCGGTCCTCGGCGCACTCACCTCGGCCCTTCCGCGCGGCCCGGTGCGCGGCGGTGTCCGCCTCGCTCTGCTCGCGCTCACCGCCCGGCCCGTGCTGCGGCCGGGGCGCACCTTCACCGAGGCGGGACACCTGACGGCACTGGGGCTCGGCCTCGGGCTCGCGGCGGCCGTGGACTACCGTTCGGTTCGAAACCGGTAG
- a CDS encoding DUF1996 domain-containing protein, with translation MGRIARSSRKRPALPRRMMLAAAALLLGGGGLAAVNVYASASESGPPGGSGSGSGMARMRMVSTIDCPDVGEALATVPETAKSRVGRQLAALDTQITDAYTTFADNQDRIQRDPSLADSMVLAPLKKQRTASIGQIADTTGEPTLKDRGLAACTMRADDARTGPAPALAASGPARSDFVDIRSVRPDAPAPAPGRAASTGTFTSDCGRNQNAKRNPDNVIVAPGVSNGAHHTHDYVGNQATDAFSSDADLARGATSCRDQGDRSTYYWPVVRVLNQGNDADARADGGGKDRNVGKIQTPAQATITYVGSPVSKVTAMPRFLRIITGDAKAFTNGNANANASWSCTGFENRQLKDKYPLCPQGSEVVRTFKFQSCWDGRDTDSANHRTHVAFADKRGACPAGFRAIPQLVQRIVYDVPAKAGAFAVDSFPEQLHKPVTDHGDFIDVFSDQLMGKVVNCINTGRTCA, from the coding sequence ATGGGACGCATCGCACGCTCATCCCGAAAACGTCCGGCCCTCCCCCGCCGGATGATGCTGGCCGCCGCCGCCCTCCTTCTGGGCGGTGGTGGGCTCGCCGCGGTCAATGTCTACGCCTCCGCCAGCGAGAGCGGCCCCCCGGGCGGCTCGGGGTCCGGGTCCGGCATGGCGCGGATGCGGATGGTGTCGACCATCGACTGCCCCGACGTGGGCGAGGCGCTGGCCACGGTGCCCGAGACGGCCAAGTCCCGCGTGGGCCGCCAGCTCGCGGCCCTGGACACGCAGATCACCGACGCGTACACGACGTTCGCCGACAACCAGGACCGGATCCAGCGCGATCCCTCTCTCGCGGACAGCATGGTGCTCGCCCCGCTCAAGAAGCAGCGGACCGCTTCCATCGGGCAGATCGCCGACACCACTGGAGAGCCGACCCTCAAGGACCGGGGGCTGGCCGCCTGCACGATGCGGGCCGACGACGCCCGTACCGGCCCGGCGCCCGCCCTCGCCGCCTCGGGCCCCGCGCGGAGCGACTTCGTCGACATCCGCTCGGTGCGGCCCGACGCCCCCGCGCCCGCGCCCGGGCGCGCCGCCTCGACCGGCACCTTCACCAGCGACTGCGGGCGCAACCAGAACGCCAAGCGCAACCCCGACAACGTGATCGTCGCGCCGGGTGTGAGCAACGGCGCCCACCACACCCACGACTACGTCGGCAACCAGGCGACCGACGCGTTCTCCAGCGACGCCGACCTCGCCAGGGGCGCCACCAGCTGCCGCGACCAGGGCGACAGGTCCACCTACTACTGGCCGGTCGTGCGGGTCCTGAACCAGGGCAACGACGCCGACGCGCGGGCCGACGGCGGCGGCAAGGACCGCAACGTCGGAAAGATCCAGACCCCGGCGCAGGCCACGATCACCTATGTCGGATCCCCGGTGAGCAAGGTCACCGCGATGCCGCGCTTCCTGCGGATCATCACGGGCGACGCCAAGGCGTTCACCAATGGCAACGCCAACGCCAATGCCTCCTGGAGCTGCACCGGCTTCGAGAACCGCCAGCTCAAGGACAAGTATCCGCTGTGTCCGCAGGGCAGCGAGGTGGTGCGCACCTTCAAGTTCCAGAGCTGCTGGGACGGGCGCGACACCGACAGCGCCAACCACCGCACCCATGTGGCCTTCGCCGACAAGCGGGGCGCCTGCCCCGCCGGGTTCAGGGCGATCCCCCAACTCGTGCAGCGCATCGTCTACGACGTGCCCGCCAAGGCCGGCGCCTTCGCCGTGGACTCGTTTCCCGAGCAGCTGCACAAGCCGGTCACCGATCACGGTGACTTCATCGACGTCTTCAGCGATCAGCTGATGGGGAAGGTGGTGAACTGCATCAACACGGGGCGCACCTGCGCCTGA
- a CDS encoding winged helix-turn-helix domain-containing protein yields MANTHTSPAPEATAPLPLGRHRLRAVDRDEVAGPGAGQVLDFLPPGATWLPAPQHSLPALPGRPPMVGYLVLVPADQRAPVLTRAPEPLTPAPAGPSTAGGDALVRIDSARRTAEVDGRQLDLTYLEFELLAHFVAHPHRVHTRDQLVSTVWGYGHVGDGRTVDVHVARLRRKLGAEHRGAIQTVRRVGYKYAP; encoded by the coding sequence ATGGCGAACACCCATACCTCCCCGGCCCCCGAAGCCACCGCCCCGCTGCCGCTCGGCCGCCACCGCCTGCGGGCCGTGGACCGCGACGAGGTGGCCGGGCCCGGCGCCGGCCAGGTCCTCGACTTCCTGCCGCCGGGCGCCACTTGGCTGCCCGCGCCCCAGCACTCTCTGCCCGCGCTGCCGGGCCGCCCGCCGATGGTGGGCTACCTCGTGCTCGTCCCCGCCGACCAGCGGGCCCCGGTGCTCACCAGGGCGCCCGAGCCCCTGACGCCCGCGCCGGCCGGGCCCTCCACCGCGGGCGGTGACGCGCTCGTACGCATCGACTCCGCGCGCCGCACCGCCGAGGTGGACGGCCGCCAACTCGACCTCACCTACCTGGAGTTCGAGCTCCTGGCCCACTTTGTGGCACACCCCCACCGGGTGCACACCCGCGACCAGCTGGTGAGCACCGTGTGGGGCTACGGGCACGTCGGCGACGGCCGCACCGTGGACGTCCACGTGGCGCGGCTGCGGCGCAAGCTGGGCGCCGAGCACCGGGGGGCGATCCAGACGGTGCGGCGCGTGGGGTACAAGTACGCGCCCTGA
- a CDS encoding response regulator transcription factor, translating into MRVVLAEDLFLLRDGLVRMLEAFSFEILAAVESGPELTRALSELTPDVAIVDVRLPPSHTDEGLQCALAARRARPGLPVLVLSQHVEQLYARELLADGTGGVGYLLKDRVFDAEQFIDAVRRVAGGGTAMDPQVIQQLLARRERDRPLGMLTPREREVMELMAQGRSNTAIAERLVVTERAVAKHTSNIFAKLGLPVSDDDNRRVLAVLAHLDRG; encoded by the coding sequence GTGCGCGTTGTCCTAGCCGAAGACCTGTTCCTGCTGCGCGACGGTCTCGTCCGGATGCTGGAGGCCTTCAGTTTTGAGATCCTTGCCGCCGTGGAGAGCGGGCCGGAGCTGACCCGGGCCCTGTCCGAGCTCACGCCGGACGTCGCGATCGTCGACGTGCGGCTGCCGCCCTCGCACACCGACGAAGGCCTCCAGTGCGCGCTCGCCGCCCGCCGCGCCCGGCCCGGCCTGCCGGTGCTCGTCCTGTCCCAGCACGTGGAGCAGCTGTACGCGCGCGAGCTCCTGGCCGACGGCACCGGCGGGGTGGGCTACCTGCTCAAGGACCGGGTGTTCGACGCGGAGCAGTTCATCGACGCGGTGCGCCGGGTGGCGGGCGGCGGCACCGCGATGGACCCGCAGGTGATCCAGCAGTTGCTGGCGCGCCGCGAGCGCGACCGGCCGCTAGGGATGCTCACGCCGCGCGAGCGGGAGGTCATGGAGCTGATGGCGCAGGGCCGCTCGAACACGGCGATAGCCGAGCGCCTCGTGGTCACCGAGCGGGCCGTCGCCAAGCACACCTCCAACATCTTCGCGAAGCTGGGCCTGCCGGTCTCCGACGACGACAACCGCAGGGTGCTCGCGGTGCTCGCCCATCTCGACCGGGGCTGA
- a CDS encoding sensor domain-containing protein — translation MAASKARDAFSAGVRGLALAPIALVGSLLLFILSVVAIALIPAGVGVFTLPWALRGVRAHAERRTNLALRWSGVRIPPPRPAAPARPGLAGPFLRCAALLRDGATWRALRWLLADMTAGFLTAILPAVLLLYVVYGWAIALGAWRPLAGAGGVWFLFVHVTDRASGYAAAALGTAICVLGVFVGPALLRGHFRLTRALLAPSREIELERRVDRLTETRHDAVDASAAELRRIERDLHDGAQARLVAMGMDLGVVEALIEKDPQQARRLVATARAASAEALTELRDLVRGIHPPVLAERGLPDAVRALALRLPVPTEVTVDVPHGARAEAPVESAAYFAVSELLTNAVKHAGADRLWVDVSYARGALRVLVGDNGGGGAKAGAGGGLSGVERRLGTFDGVLAVSSPVGGPTVVTMEIPCALS, via the coding sequence ATGGCGGCGAGCAAGGCACGGGACGCGTTCTCGGCGGGGGTGCGGGGGCTTGCGCTCGCCCCCATCGCGCTGGTGGGGTCGCTCCTGCTGTTCATCCTGAGCGTCGTCGCGATCGCCCTCATACCGGCCGGCGTCGGCGTGTTCACCCTCCCGTGGGCCCTCCGGGGCGTGCGGGCCCACGCCGAGCGCCGCACGAACCTGGCCCTGCGCTGGAGCGGCGTACGGATCCCGCCGCCCCGTCCGGCCGCACCGGCCCGCCCGGGCCTCGCGGGCCCGTTCCTGCGGTGCGCCGCGCTCCTGCGCGACGGCGCCACCTGGCGCGCTCTGCGCTGGCTGCTCGCCGACATGACGGCCGGGTTCCTCACCGCGATCCTGCCGGCCGTCCTGCTCCTGTACGTGGTGTACGGCTGGGCCATCGCGCTCGGCGCCTGGCGGCCGCTCGCCGGCGCGGGCGGCGTCTGGTTCCTGTTCGTGCACGTCACCGACCGCGCGAGCGGTTACGCGGCGGCGGCGCTCGGGACCGCGATCTGCGTGCTCGGCGTGTTCGTCGGACCGGCCCTGCTGCGCGGCCACTTCCGGCTCACCCGCGCGCTGCTCGCCCCCTCCCGCGAGATTGAACTGGAGCGGCGCGTGGACCGCCTGACCGAGACGCGGCACGACGCCGTGGACGCCTCGGCGGCCGAACTGCGCCGCATCGAGCGGGACTTGCACGACGGGGCGCAGGCCCGCCTGGTCGCCATGGGCATGGACCTGGGCGTCGTCGAAGCGCTCATCGAGAAGGACCCGCAGCAGGCCAGGCGTCTGGTCGCCACGGCCCGCGCCGCCTCCGCCGAGGCCCTGACCGAGCTGCGCGATCTGGTGCGCGGCATCCATCCGCCGGTGCTCGCCGAGCGCGGACTGCCCGACGCGGTCCGGGCGCTCGCGCTGCGCCTGCCGGTGCCGACCGAGGTGACGGTGGATGTGCCGCACGGCGCGCGCGCCGAGGCGCCGGTGGAGTCGGCGGCGTACTTCGCGGTCAGCGAGCTGCTGACCAACGCCGTCAAGCACGCGGGGGCCGACCGACTGTGGGTCGATGTGTCGTACGCAAGGGGCGCGCTGCGGGTGCTGGTCGGTGACAATGGCGGGGGCGGCGCGAAGGCCGGGGCGGGCGGTGGCCTGAGCGGGGTGGAGCGGCGGCTCGGCACCTTCGACGGCGTCCTGGCCGTCAGCAGTCCCGTCGGCGGCCCCACTGTGGTGACGATGGAGATCCCGTGCGCGTTGTCCTAG
- a CDS encoding tyrosine-protein phosphatase, whose translation MIAIPATTVANLRDLGSTPLPGGRTVRTGLVFRAGQLDRMDASADPAVAALGVRTIVDLRTAAERADHPDRVPAGARLLIADALADKISASGAPAAAQLKHVLADPALAEKHLGGGRAQTLFADTYRSLVSSGSARAAYRTLLTELAADDAGPLLFHCTAGKDRTGWGASVVLALLGADEATIEREYLSVNPAVRQAFAPLVEGFVAQGGDPEIALAVIGVVPAYLAAALDQVATEYGSMEKYVREGLGVPDDAVARLRGRLIA comes from the coding sequence ATGATCGCGATCCCCGCCACCACCGTCGCCAACCTGCGCGACCTCGGCTCCACCCCGCTCCCCGGCGGCCGCACGGTCCGCACCGGTCTGGTCTTCCGCGCCGGCCAGCTCGACCGCATGGACGCGAGCGCCGACCCGGCGGTGGCCGCGCTCGGCGTACGGACGATCGTGGACCTGCGCACCGCCGCCGAGCGCGCCGACCACCCCGACCGGGTGCCGGCCGGGGCGCGTCTGCTGATCGCCGACGCGCTCGCGGACAAGATCTCGGCATCGGGCGCGCCGGCCGCCGCGCAGCTCAAGCACGTCCTGGCCGACCCGGCGCTCGCCGAGAAGCACCTGGGCGGCGGCCGGGCGCAGACGCTGTTCGCCGACACCTACCGCTCGCTGGTCTCCTCCGGCTCGGCGCGCGCCGCCTACCGCACCCTCCTGACGGAGCTGGCCGCCGACGACGCGGGCCCGCTGCTGTTCCACTGCACGGCGGGCAAGGACCGCACGGGCTGGGGCGCGTCGGTGGTCCTCGCGCTGCTCGGCGCCGACGAGGCGACGATCGAGCGGGAGTACCTGTCGGTCAACCCCGCGGTGCGCCAGGCGTTCGCGCCGCTCGTCGAGGGTTTCGTCGCGCAGGGCGGCGACCCCGAGATCGCGCTGGCCGTCATCGGGGTGGTGCCCGCGTATCTCGCGGCGGCCCTCGACCAGGTCGCCACGGAGTACGGCTCGATGGAGAAGTACGTCCGCGAAGGGCTGGGGGTGCCCGACGACGCGGTCGCCCGGCTGCGCGGACGGCTCATCGCGTGA
- a CDS encoding metalloregulator ArsR/SmtB family transcription factor: MHLVPADRAGHRTIDGHRVCDAIAAIGDPTRVRAWADRFSLLADPNRLALLLALRRAGPLAVSDLAVATGMRDPAVSQALRLLRAAGAVAGEKDGRVVRYRVVDEATARLLDQYAMTPSGTGPGHASTA, translated from the coding sequence ATGCATCTCGTCCCCGCCGACCGCGCCGGCCACCGCACCATCGACGGCCACCGCGTGTGTGACGCCATCGCCGCGATCGGCGACCCCACGCGCGTACGCGCCTGGGCCGACCGCTTCTCGCTGCTCGCCGACCCCAACCGGCTCGCCCTGCTGCTCGCGCTGCGCCGGGCCGGACCGCTGGCCGTCTCCGACCTGGCCGTCGCGACCGGCATGCGCGACCCGGCCGTCTCGCAGGCACTGCGTCTGCTGCGGGCCGCCGGTGCGGTCGCCGGCGAGAAGGACGGGCGGGTGGTGCGCTACCGGGTGGTGGACGAGGCGACCGCGCGCCTCCTGGACCAGTACGCGATGACGCCCTCGGGGACCGGCCCCGGCCACGCCTCGACGGCATGA